From the genome of Zingiber officinale cultivar Zhangliang unplaced genomic scaffold, Zo_v1.1 ctg112, whole genome shotgun sequence, one region includes:
- the LOC122035809 gene encoding uncharacterized protein LOC122035809 has product MALPWSLAIYVMHVVWAVLNGWVSTCLMIADEIARGLRSGDIGPLPVG; this is encoded by the coding sequence ATGGCCCTGCCGTGGAGCTTGGCCATATACGTGATGCACGTGGTTTGGGCAGTTCTCAATGGGTGGGTGTCCACTTGTTTGATGATTGCCGACGAGATCGCACGCGGTCTCAGGTCCGGCGATATCGGTCCGCTGCCTGTTGGTTGA